In a single window of the Streptomyces sp. NBC_00353 genome:
- a CDS encoding ABC transporter permease: protein MPARPPGELEVRGRAFHDEEEEPAPPPAGPPRRITWRKLVLVPAALAIVLVATYLWITNVPLDSIARNSLSGGNVQLRWWQHVKLTAISTFWVLIIAIPLGIALTRRRFRKGAPLVTVVANVGQATPAIGLLALLVIWLGIGPRTAIIGMVIYAVLPVLSNTVAGLKAIEPNLVEASRGIGMSAMGTLAKVELPLAVPLILAGVRTALVLNVGTATLATFGGGGGLGDLITSGIQTQRMPVLVLGSVLTVVLALLVDWMASLVEVALTPRGLEVG from the coding sequence ATGCCCGCCCGGCCGCCCGGCGAGCTCGAGGTCAGGGGCCGAGCCTTCCACGACGAGGAGGAGGAGCCCGCACCGCCGCCCGCAGGACCGCCGCGCCGGATCACCTGGCGCAAGCTGGTGCTGGTACCGGCCGCCCTGGCGATCGTCCTCGTCGCCACGTACCTGTGGATCACCAACGTCCCTCTCGACTCGATCGCAAGGAACTCGCTCTCCGGCGGCAATGTGCAACTGCGCTGGTGGCAGCACGTCAAACTGACCGCGATCTCCACTTTCTGGGTGCTGATCATCGCCATCCCGCTCGGGATCGCGCTCACCCGGCGCAGGTTCCGCAAGGGTGCCCCGTTGGTCACGGTGGTCGCCAACGTCGGGCAGGCCACCCCGGCGATCGGGCTGCTGGCGCTGCTGGTGATCTGGCTGGGCATCGGCCCGCGGACGGCGATCATCGGCATGGTGATCTACGCGGTGCTGCCGGTGCTCTCCAATACGGTGGCCGGCCTGAAGGCGATCGAACCGAACCTGGTCGAGGCCTCGCGCGGCATCGGCATGTCGGCGATGGGAACGCTCGCGAAGGTCGAACTGCCGCTCGCCGTCCCGCTGATCCTGGCGGGCGTACGGACGGCGCTGGTGCTCAACGTCGGCACGGCGACCCTGGCGACGTTCGGCGGCGGTGGCGGGCTCGGGGACCTGATCACCTCGGGCATCCAGACGCAGCGGATGCCGGTGCTGGTGCTCGGTTCCGTGCTGACGGTGGTGCTGGCGCTGCTGGTGGACTGGATGGCCTCCCTGGTCGAGGTGGCGCTGACGCCACGCGGACTGGAGGTGGGGTGA
- a CDS encoding MFS transporter → MTALEPRDADVSPHAVDTPVVAESEGLLGRTYRALSIGIVSVVFLIAFEATAVGTAMPVAARELHGIPLYAFAFSAYFTTSLFAMVLSGQWADRRGPLAPLAAGISAFGAGLLLSGTAGSMWMFIAGRAVQGLGGGLVIVALYVVVSRAYPERIRPAIMAAFAASWVVPSVVGPLASGSVTEHLGWRWVFVGIPVLVVFPLALALPAIRRMASGPADPSAPVEPYDRRRIGLALGISVGAGLLQYAGQERNWFALVPAAAGVALLIPAVRGLLPTGTGRAARGLPSVVLLRGIAAGSFIAAESFVPLMLVTQRGLSPTMAGLSLAAGGGTWALGSYVQARPRLEPYRERLMVGGMVLVVAAIAGAPSVLIASVPVWTVAVAWAVGCFGMGMVIASTSVLLLKLSAPEEAGANSAALQISDGLSNVLLLAAGGAAFAALGGGAVGAAHDAVEAGASGAHPGAFAVVFLPMAGVALVGAWVAGRVREKA, encoded by the coding sequence ATGACCGCCCTCGAACCGCGTGACGCCGATGTCTCGCCCCATGCTGTGGACACTCCCGTCGTCGCCGAATCCGAAGGGCTGCTGGGCCGGACCTATCGGGCGCTCAGCATCGGCATCGTCTCCGTCGTGTTCCTGATCGCCTTCGAGGCGACCGCCGTCGGGACCGCGATGCCGGTCGCCGCCCGTGAGCTGCACGGCATTCCCTTGTACGCGTTCGCGTTCTCCGCGTACTTCACGACCAGTCTCTTCGCCATGGTGCTCTCCGGGCAGTGGGCGGACCGGCGCGGGCCGCTGGCGCCGCTGGCCGCCGGGATCAGTGCTTTCGGGGCCGGGCTGCTGCTGTCGGGGACGGCGGGCAGCATGTGGATGTTCATCGCCGGGCGGGCCGTGCAGGGGCTCGGTGGCGGGCTGGTGATCGTGGCGTTGTACGTGGTGGTCAGCCGGGCCTATCCGGAGCGGATCCGGCCGGCGATCATGGCCGCTTTCGCCGCGAGCTGGGTCGTCCCGTCCGTCGTCGGGCCGCTCGCCTCCGGCAGCGTGACCGAGCATCTGGGCTGGCGCTGGGTCTTCGTCGGGATTCCGGTGCTGGTGGTCTTCCCGCTGGCCCTCGCGCTGCCCGCGATCCGGCGCATGGCGTCCGGGCCTGCCGATCCGTCGGCGCCCGTCGAACCGTACGACCGCCGGCGCATCGGTCTGGCGCTCGGTATTTCGGTGGGGGCCGGTCTGCTCCAGTACGCGGGGCAGGAGCGGAACTGGTTCGCGCTGGTTCCGGCCGCCGCGGGCGTCGCTCTGCTCATTCCCGCCGTACGGGGGCTGCTGCCCACGGGCACCGGGCGGGCGGCGCGCGGACTGCCGTCGGTGGTGCTGCTGCGCGGGATCGCCGCCGGGTCGTTCATCGCCGCCGAGTCCTTCGTGCCGCTGATGCTGGTGACGCAGCGCGGACTGTCCCCGACGATGGCCGGGCTGTCGCTGGCCGCCGGGGGCGGGACCTGGGCGCTCGGCTCGTACGTCCAGGCCCGGCCGCGCCTGGAGCCGTACCGGGAGCGGCTGATGGTGGGCGGCATGGTGCTGGTCGTGGCGGCGATCGCGGGCGCACCGTCGGTGCTGATCGCGTCGGTGCCGGTGTGGACGGTGGCCGTCGCCTGGGCCGTCGGGTGCTTCGGCATGGGCATGGTGATCGCTTCGACGAGCGTGCTGCTGCTGAAACTGTCGGCGCCGGAGGAGGCGGGGGCCAACTCCGCCGCGCTGCAGATCTCCGACGGGCTGTCGAACGTGCTGCTGCTGGCCGCGGGCGGCGCGGCGTTCGCCGCGCTCGGCGGCGGCGCGGTGGGGGCGGCGCACGACGCCGTGGAGGCGGGGGCGTCCGGGGCGCATCCGGGGGCGTTCGCGGTGGTGTTCCTGCCGATGGCGGGGGTGGCGCTGGTGGGGGCGTGGGTGGCGGGCCGGGTGCGGGAAAAGGCGTAG
- a CDS encoding IclR family transcriptional regulator → MTAETSQTLDRGLRVLKLLADTDHGLTVTELSNKLGVNRTVVYRLLATLEQHALVRRDLGGRARVGLGVLRLGRQVHPLVREAALPALRSLAEDIGATAHLTLVDGTDALAVAVVEPTWTDYHVAYRAGFRHPLDRGAAGRAILAARAKPVAEPAFTLTHGELEAGASGAAAALMGVTGVEGSVGVVMLADAVPERVGPRVVDAAREVADALR, encoded by the coding sequence GTGACCGCGGAGACCTCCCAGACGCTCGACCGGGGACTACGCGTCCTCAAGCTGCTTGCCGACACCGACCACGGTCTGACTGTCACCGAGTTGTCCAACAAACTCGGCGTGAACCGCACCGTCGTATACCGTCTGCTCGCGACACTGGAACAACACGCCCTGGTACGCCGCGACTTGGGCGGCCGGGCCAGAGTCGGCCTGGGCGTGCTGCGCCTGGGCCGCCAAGTGCATCCGCTCGTACGGGAGGCAGCGCTGCCCGCGCTGCGGTCCCTCGCCGAGGACATCGGAGCCACCGCCCACCTGACCCTGGTCGACGGCACCGACGCGCTGGCGGTCGCGGTCGTCGAACCGACCTGGACCGACTACCACGTGGCGTACCGGGCCGGCTTCCGTCATCCCCTCGACCGCGGGGCAGCGGGCCGGGCGATCCTTGCCGCCCGGGCGAAGCCGGTGGCCGAGCCCGCCTTCACCCTCACCCACGGCGAACTCGAAGCGGGTGCGAGCGGCGCTGCGGCCGCGCTGATGGGCGTGACGGGGGTCGAGGGCAGCGTGGGTGTGGTGATGCTCGCGGACGCGGTACCGGAGCGGGTCGGCCCGCGGGTCGTCGACGCGGCCCGTGAGGTGGCGGACGCGCTGCGGTAG
- a CDS encoding DEAD/DEAH box helicase, translating to MTTTASHHLSPAFPGRAPWGTAGKLRAWQQGAMEKYIQEQPRDFLAVATPGAGKTTFALTLASWLLHHHVVQQITVVAPTEHLKKQWAEAAARIGIKLDPEYSAGPVSKEYHGVAVTYAGVGVRPMLHRNRCEQRKTLVILDEIHHAGDSKSWGEACQEAFDPATRRLALTGTPFRSDTNPIPFVAYEEGNDGIRRSSADYTYGYGNALADGVVRPVIFLSYSGNMRWRTKAGDEIAARLGEPMTKDAIGQAWRTALSPTGDWIPNVLSAADKRLTEVRKGIPDAGGLVIATDQESAREYAKILKKVTGEKVTVVLSDEKAASKKIDKFSEDDSRWMVAVRMVSEGVDVPRLAVGVYATTISTPLFFAQAVGRFVRSRRRGETASVFVPTIPMLLDFANEMEVERDHVLDKPKKGSDEENPFSEEDKLLADAERLEDEETEEQLPFEALESDAVFDRVLYDGAEFGMQAHPGSEEEQDYLGIPGLLEPDQVQLLLQKRQTRQIAHSRQKPAGEADLLEKPAEARPVVTHKQLLGLRKQLNTMVSAYTHQSGKPHGVIHTELRRVCGGPPSAEATAGQIQQRIKKVQEWATRMT from the coding sequence GTGACTACTACCGCCTCCCACCACCTCTCACCCGCCTTTCCCGGCCGCGCCCCCTGGGGCACGGCCGGCAAGCTGCGAGCCTGGCAGCAGGGCGCCATGGAGAAGTACATCCAGGAGCAGCCGCGTGACTTCCTCGCGGTTGCCACGCCCGGCGCAGGGAAGACCACCTTCGCGCTGACCCTCGCGTCATGGCTGCTGCACCACCATGTCGTGCAGCAGATCACCGTCGTCGCGCCGACCGAGCATCTGAAGAAGCAGTGGGCGGAGGCGGCCGCCCGGATAGGGATCAAGCTCGACCCCGAGTACAGCGCGGGACCCGTGAGCAAGGAGTACCACGGGGTCGCGGTCACGTACGCGGGTGTCGGCGTCCGTCCGATGCTGCACCGCAACCGGTGCGAGCAGCGCAAGACCCTCGTGATCCTCGACGAGATCCACCACGCCGGTGACTCGAAGTCGTGGGGTGAGGCCTGCCAGGAGGCGTTCGACCCGGCGACCCGGCGGCTCGCGCTCACCGGTACGCCGTTCCGGTCCGACACGAACCCGATCCCGTTCGTCGCGTACGAGGAGGGGAACGACGGGATCCGGCGGTCCTCGGCCGACTACACGTACGGGTACGGGAACGCTCTCGCCGACGGCGTCGTCCGCCCCGTGATCTTCCTCAGCTACAGCGGCAACATGCGCTGGCGCACCAAGGCCGGTGACGAGATCGCCGCCCGCCTCGGCGAGCCCATGACCAAGGACGCGATCGGGCAGGCCTGGCGGACCGCGCTGTCGCCCACCGGTGACTGGATCCCGAACGTCCTCTCGGCCGCCGACAAGCGGCTGACCGAAGTGCGCAAGGGCATTCCGGACGCGGGCGGTCTCGTCATCGCGACCGACCAGGAGTCGGCACGCGAATACGCCAAGATCCTCAAGAAGGTCACCGGTGAGAAGGTGACCGTGGTCCTCTCCGACGAGAAGGCCGCGTCGAAGAAGATCGACAAGTTCAGCGAGGACGACTCGCGCTGGATGGTCGCGGTCCGGATGGTGTCGGAGGGCGTCGACGTGCCGCGCCTCGCGGTCGGTGTGTACGCCACCACCATCTCGACCCCGCTCTTCTTCGCCCAGGCCGTCGGGCGTTTCGTACGGTCGCGCCGGCGCGGCGAGACCGCTTCCGTTTTCGTGCCGACCATCCCGATGCTCCTCGACTTCGCCAACGAGATGGAGGTCGAGCGGGACCACGTCCTCGACAAGCCCAAGAAGGGCAGCGACGAGGAGAACCCGTTCTCGGAGGAGGACAAGCTCCTCGCCGACGCGGAGCGGCTGGAGGACGAGGAGACCGAGGAGCAGCTGCCGTTCGAGGCGCTGGAGTCCGACGCGGTCTTCGACCGGGTGCTGTACGACGGTGCCGAGTTCGGCATGCAGGCGCACCCGGGCAGCGAGGAGGAGCAGGACTACCTGGGCATCCCCGGGCTGCTCGAACCCGACCAGGTGCAGCTGCTGCTCCAGAAGCGGCAGACCCGGCAGATCGCGCACAGCAGGCAGAAGCCGGCCGGGGAGGCCGACCTGCTGGAGAAGCCGGCCGAGGCCCGGCCGGTGGTCACCCACAAGCAGCTGCTGGGGCTGCGCAAGCAGCTCAACACGATGGTGTCGGCGTACACGCACCAGAGCGGCAAGCCGCACGGTGTGATCCACACCGAGCTGCGGCGGGTCTGCGGCGGGCCGCCGAGCGCGGAGGCGACGGCCGGGCAGATCCAGCAGCGGATCAAGAAGGTGCAGGAGTGGGCCACGCGCATGACGTGA
- a CDS encoding S16 family serine protease, with amino-acid sequence MVTRLSRPRTLALCALPVVALFGVAAFAPLPFTLAQPGTTANVLGDVRGTPVISIEGTPTRSTSGQLRMTTIIATGPKADVGLGDVIDSWFRTDRAVLPRDSVYPTGGSEKEIEKHNLEDMEKSQNAAVDAALTYLGKPPGSVDVTLHLANVGGPSAGLFFALGIVDKLDGNGSGGDLTGGRTVAGTGTIEANGNVGAVGGVSLKTQAAKRDGATVFLVPRAECKEAGAELPKGLKLIPVTTLKSAVSSLQALEQGHKVPSC; translated from the coding sequence GTGGTCACTCGTCTCTCGCGCCCCCGCACCCTCGCCCTCTGCGCCCTGCCCGTCGTCGCGCTGTTCGGCGTGGCCGCCTTCGCGCCGCTGCCGTTCACGCTGGCGCAGCCCGGTACGACCGCGAACGTGCTCGGGGACGTGCGCGGCACGCCCGTGATCAGCATCGAGGGCACGCCGACCCGGTCCACCAGCGGTCAGCTGCGGATGACGACGATCATCGCGACCGGGCCGAAGGCGGACGTCGGTCTGGGAGATGTGATCGACAGCTGGTTCCGGACGGACCGTGCGGTCCTGCCCCGCGACTCGGTCTACCCGACCGGCGGCTCCGAGAAGGAGATCGAGAAGCACAACCTCGAGGACATGGAGAAGTCGCAGAACGCCGCCGTCGACGCGGCCCTGACGTACCTCGGAAAGCCCCCCGGCTCGGTGGACGTCACCTTGCATCTCGCCAATGTGGGCGGGCCCAGCGCCGGCCTGTTCTTCGCGCTCGGCATTGTCGACAAGCTCGACGGCAACGGCTCCGGCGGCGATCTCACCGGGGGCCGCACCGTCGCCGGCACGGGCACGATCGAGGCGAACGGCAATGTCGGCGCCGTCGGCGGGGTCTCGCTGAAGACCCAGGCGGCCAAGCGCGACGGGGCGACCGTCTTCCTCGTCCCGAGGGCCGAGTGCAAGGAGGCGGGCGCCGAGCTCCCGAAGGGGCTCAAGCTGATCCCCGTCACGACGCTGAAGAGCGCGGTGTCCTCGCTGCAGGCGCTGGAGCAGGGCCACAAGGTCCCGAGCTGCTGA
- a CDS encoding ABC transporter permease, producing MSFWEYLVNRHQQLLTDAYQHVSAVFQCMVIATVLGILIGIVTYRSNWGGSLAITSTAAILTIPSLAAIGLLIPLVGLGVPPTVITLTLYGLLPVVRNSIVGLRGVDPALVDAAKGIGMSRIARLCRVELPLAWPPILTGIRVSTQMLMGIAAIAAYASGPGLGNEIFRGIASLGSANAINQVLAGTLGIVILALLFDAAYVLLGRLTIPRGIRA from the coding sequence GTGAGCTTCTGGGAGTACCTGGTCAATCGGCACCAGCAGCTGCTCACCGACGCGTACCAGCATGTCAGCGCCGTGTTCCAGTGCATGGTCATCGCCACCGTGCTCGGCATCCTGATCGGGATCGTCACCTATCGCAGCAACTGGGGCGGCTCACTGGCCATCACCTCGACGGCGGCGATCCTCACCATCCCGTCCCTCGCCGCGATCGGTCTGCTGATCCCGCTCGTCGGGCTGGGGGTCCCGCCCACCGTGATCACGCTGACGCTGTACGGGCTGCTGCCCGTCGTCCGTAACTCCATCGTCGGACTGCGCGGCGTCGATCCCGCGCTCGTCGACGCGGCCAAAGGCATCGGGATGTCGCGGATCGCCCGGCTCTGCAGGGTGGAGCTGCCGCTCGCCTGGCCGCCGATCCTCACCGGCATCCGGGTGTCGACGCAGATGCTGATGGGGATCGCCGCCATCGCCGCGTACGCCTCCGGCCCCGGCCTCGGCAACGAGATCTTCCGTGGCATCGCCTCGCTGGGCAGCGCCAACGCGATCAATCAGGTCCTCGCCGGCACGCTCGGCATCGTCATCCTCGCCCTGCTCTTCGACGCCGCGTACGTCCTGCTCGGGAGGCTCACCATCCCCAGGGGGATCCGTGCCTGA
- a CDS encoding MFS transporter: protein MDGGNRKPLAALLAANSISTAGTSLTLIGVPWFVLQTTGSAGRAGLVAFCATLPIVVSAVIGGPVIDRAGRRRVSVASDTVCGLAIAAVPLLHYAGALEFWMLCALMALNGLVHTPGNTARYVLLPDLAEHAGTTITRAASLFDATSRGARMTGAALAGVLIAFVGAETVLLLDAATFGASALLIAAGVRGVRSAEPRKSTALVSLRTYRAELREGYTYLFGNRLLLAVVVMVLFMNGTDQGWNAVLLPVHAERELGGATQLGLLTALFGAGGLTGALVYGAVGHRFSRRAVFTVCVVLCGGPRFVVAALTDTTLPLAVTMLLGGLAGGVLNPILTTVMYERVPQRLRSRVSGAITAGCELALPVGGLVAGLLVESVGVDGALLALGGVYLLATVSPMVFPVWRTMDDRPSEGVRGGDAAAAVKADVSRE, encoded by the coding sequence ATGGACGGGGGGAACCGCAAGCCGCTCGCCGCTCTTCTCGCAGCCAACTCCATATCTACTGCGGGTACTTCGCTCACCCTGATCGGGGTCCCGTGGTTCGTCCTGCAGACCACCGGCAGCGCCGGCCGGGCCGGCCTCGTCGCCTTCTGCGCCACGCTGCCGATCGTCGTCTCCGCGGTGATCGGCGGGCCCGTCATCGACCGGGCAGGACGGCGGCGGGTCTCCGTCGCCTCAGACACGGTGTGCGGTCTCGCCATCGCCGCCGTCCCGCTCCTGCACTACGCGGGGGCGCTCGAGTTCTGGATGCTCTGCGCGCTGATGGCGCTCAACGGACTCGTCCACACACCCGGAAACACCGCGCGCTACGTCCTCCTGCCGGATCTCGCCGAACACGCCGGGACCACGATCACCCGCGCCGCCAGCCTCTTCGACGCCACCTCGCGCGGCGCCAGGATGACCGGGGCGGCGCTGGCCGGGGTGCTGATCGCGTTCGTGGGCGCGGAGACCGTACTGCTGCTGGACGCCGCGACGTTCGGCGCGTCCGCACTGCTGATCGCGGCAGGCGTACGAGGGGTACGGTCGGCCGAGCCACGCAAGTCAACCGCGCTGGTCTCGCTGCGTACGTACCGCGCCGAACTGCGCGAGGGCTATACCTACTTGTTCGGCAACCGGCTGCTGCTGGCCGTCGTGGTGATGGTGCTGTTCATGAACGGCACCGACCAGGGCTGGAACGCCGTACTGCTGCCGGTGCACGCCGAGCGTGAACTGGGCGGCGCGACCCAACTGGGGCTGCTCACCGCACTGTTCGGGGCGGGCGGCCTGACCGGCGCGCTGGTGTACGGGGCGGTGGGGCACCGGTTCTCACGGCGGGCGGTGTTCACGGTGTGTGTGGTGCTCTGCGGCGGGCCGAGGTTCGTGGTGGCCGCGCTGACGGACACGACGCTGCCGCTCGCCGTGACGATGCTGCTCGGCGGTCTCGCGGGCGGGGTACTGAACCCGATCCTGACCACGGTGATGTACGAACGCGTACCGCAACGGCTCCGCAGCCGGGTCTCCGGGGCGATCACCGCGGGCTGCGAGCTGGCACTGCCGGTGGGCGGGCTGGTGGCGGGGCTGCTGGTCGAGAGCGTGGGTGTGGACGGGGCGCTGCTGGCGCTGGGCGGGGTGTACCTGCTGGCGACGGTGAGCCCGATGGTCTTCCCCGTGTGGCGCACGATGGACGACAGGCCGTCCGAGGGAGTGCGGGGCGGTGACGCGGCCGCCGCGGTGAAGGCAGACGTCTCACGCGAGTAG
- a CDS encoding ABC transporter ATP-binding protein, giving the protein MPETVAGAADKPAATSGATIQLEELTKRYPGNPNPAVDSVSMDIKAGETVIFVGPSGCGKSTTLKMINRLIEPTSGRIRINDEDVTDIDPVKLRRKVGYAIQSSGLFPHMTVAENIALVPKMVGWSKSKVKDRVEEMLDLVGLDPREFHGRYPRQLSGGQQQRVGVARALAADPPVLLMDEPFGAVDPITRDHLQDELIRLQHELHKTIVFVTHDFDEAIKLGDRIAVLRERSHIAQFDTPEAILTNPTDDFVSGFVGAGAALKRLNLTRVREVEIADFPTVTVDDPLQEIFNKLRSGPHNELLMLDRRNRPYKWLRRGDLMRARGSLARAGQLVHDTVTRDGTLHDALEAVLIDSGGRVAVTGRRGEFIGVVDMQTLMNSVHELLEADRLTAMEHQHDLEELRAHQAERDQEGGAGE; this is encoded by the coding sequence GTGCCTGAGACCGTCGCCGGGGCCGCCGACAAGCCCGCCGCCACCTCCGGGGCAACCATCCAGCTGGAGGAACTGACCAAGCGCTATCCCGGCAACCCGAACCCGGCCGTGGACAGCGTCTCCATGGACATCAAGGCCGGCGAGACGGTGATCTTCGTCGGTCCGTCCGGCTGCGGGAAGTCCACCACCCTGAAGATGATCAACCGGCTGATCGAGCCGACGTCCGGCCGGATCAGGATCAACGACGAGGACGTCACCGACATCGACCCGGTGAAGCTGCGCCGCAAGGTCGGGTACGCGATCCAGTCGTCCGGGCTCTTCCCGCACATGACGGTCGCGGAGAACATCGCCCTCGTACCGAAGATGGTCGGCTGGTCGAAGTCGAAGGTGAAGGACCGCGTCGAGGAGATGCTCGACCTGGTCGGGCTGGACCCGCGGGAGTTCCACGGGCGCTACCCGCGCCAGCTGTCCGGCGGTCAGCAGCAGCGGGTGGGCGTGGCGCGGGCGCTGGCCGCTGATCCGCCGGTGCTGCTGATGGACGAGCCGTTCGGCGCCGTCGACCCGATCACCCGCGACCATCTCCAGGACGAGCTGATCCGGCTCCAGCACGAGCTGCACAAGACAATCGTCTTCGTCACCCACGACTTCGACGAGGCGATCAAGCTGGGCGACCGGATCGCCGTGTTGCGGGAGCGTTCGCACATCGCGCAGTTCGACACCCCGGAGGCGATCCTCACCAACCCGACGGACGATTTCGTGTCCGGGTTCGTCGGCGCGGGCGCGGCCCTGAAGCGGCTCAACCTCACCCGCGTACGGGAAGTGGAGATCGCCGACTTCCCGACGGTGACGGTCGACGACCCGCTCCAGGAGATCTTCAACAAGCTGCGCTCCGGCCCGCACAACGAGCTGCTGATGCTGGACCGCAGGAACCGTCCGTACAAGTGGCTGCGGCGCGGTGACCTGATGCGGGCCCGTGGCTCGCTGGCGCGTGCCGGGCAGCTGGTCCACGACACGGTGACGCGGGACGGCACGCTGCACGACGCGCTGGAGGCCGTGCTCATCGACAGCGGCGGGCGGGTCGCGGTGACCGGGCGGCGCGGCGAGTTCATCGGCGTCGTCGACATGCAGACCCTGATGAACTCCGTCCATGAACTCCTGGAGGCCGACCGGCTCACCGCCATGGAGCACCAGCACGACCTGGAGGAGCTGCGCGCCCATCAGGCCGAGCGGGACCAGGAGGGCGGTGCAGGCGAATGA
- a CDS encoding winged helix-turn-helix domain-containing protein, which yields MAANEADGEKPLDPNIHRVDARTLRGLAHPLRLRLLNTLREFGPATASGLADRLGESSGATSYHLRQLATYGFVEDDPTLGKGRERWWRAVHMGTAFDRTAEFLRDPNPEVRGAMGVVLHEIAGSHTQELNTWLGTMHEWSEEWQHSWDVSDFKVRLTPELSLELAEKIHDLVESYRGRVAEDTEGSAVVRTHLHVFPRPTD from the coding sequence ATGGCAGCGAACGAAGCCGACGGCGAGAAGCCGCTCGACCCGAACATCCACCGCGTCGACGCCCGAACCCTGCGCGGCCTCGCCCACCCCCTGCGGCTCCGCCTGCTCAACACCCTCCGGGAGTTCGGCCCCGCCACTGCGTCGGGACTGGCGGACCGGCTCGGCGAGTCCAGCGGCGCCACCAGCTACCACCTGCGCCAACTGGCCACGTACGGCTTCGTCGAGGACGACCCGACGCTCGGCAAGGGCCGCGAGCGGTGGTGGCGGGCCGTGCACATGGGTACGGCGTTCGACCGGACGGCGGAGTTCCTGCGCGACCCGAACCCCGAAGTGCGCGGCGCCATGGGAGTCGTCCTGCACGAGATCGCCGGCTCGCACACGCAGGAGCTGAACACCTGGCTCGGCACCATGCACGAGTGGTCCGAGGAGTGGCAGCACTCGTGGGACGTGAGCGACTTCAAGGTGCGGCTCACCCCGGAGCTCTCGCTGGAGCTCGCCGAGAAGATCCACGACCTGGTCGAAAGCTACCGGGGCCGGGTCGCCGAGGACACCGAGGGCTCGGCCGTCGTCCGCACCCATCTGCACGTCTTCCCGCGCCCCACCGACTGA
- a CDS encoding glycine betaine ABC transporter substrate-binding protein has protein sequence MRTAGASRTIRAGLVGVLVLTPVLAGCGLKSGSPMADDVVPGSVGQGRPLDGASLTVTSKNFSENIILGQMIGLVFKAAGAEVLDRTNLPGSISAREAIIKGDADAMYEYTGTAWITYLGHAKPITDPLKQWEAVRDEDRKNGVTWLPQSTLNNTYALAISRKNNAKYHLRTLSDVAALAKRNPSAVTICVENEFASRDDGLPGMEKAYGMSIPPGNIKKMDAGIIYTQVSKSNSCLLGEVFTTDGRIKAMDLDVLADDKHFFPNYNAAPVIHTATFDKYPEIAGLLDPVSRRLTTEVAQELNAKVDVDGQDPHIVAKDWLIQEGFIKNG, from the coding sequence ATGCGTACGGCGGGGGCGTCACGCACGATCCGGGCCGGTCTCGTCGGTGTGCTGGTGCTCACCCCCGTGCTCGCCGGCTGCGGGCTCAAGAGCGGTTCGCCGATGGCCGACGACGTCGTGCCGGGCTCCGTCGGCCAGGGCCGGCCGCTGGACGGCGCCTCGCTGACCGTCACCTCGAAGAACTTCAGCGAGAACATCATCCTCGGCCAGATGATCGGCCTGGTCTTCAAGGCCGCCGGTGCCGAGGTCCTGGACCGGACGAACCTGCCCGGGTCGATCAGCGCGCGCGAGGCCATCATCAAGGGCGACGCCGATGCGATGTACGAATACACGGGCACCGCCTGGATCACCTACCTCGGCCATGCGAAGCCGATCACCGACCCGCTGAAGCAGTGGGAGGCGGTCCGGGACGAGGACCGGAAGAACGGGGTGACCTGGCTGCCGCAGTCCACCCTCAACAACACCTACGCCCTGGCCATCAGCAGGAAGAACAACGCGAAGTACCACCTGAGGACGCTCTCCGACGTCGCCGCGCTGGCGAAGAGGAACCCGTCGGCGGTGACGATCTGCGTGGAGAACGAATTCGCCTCGCGCGACGACGGGCTGCCGGGCATGGAGAAGGCGTACGGGATGTCGATCCCGCCCGGCAACATCAAGAAGATGGACGCCGGGATCATCTACACGCAGGTGTCGAAGTCCAACTCCTGCCTGCTGGGCGAGGTGTTCACCACGGACGGCCGGATCAAGGCGATGGACCTCGACGTCCTCGCGGACGACAAGCACTTCTTCCCCAACTACAACGCGGCGCCCGTCATCCACACCGCGACCTTCGACAAGTACCCGGAGATCGCGGGGCTGCTGGATCCGGTCAGCCGACGGCTGACCACGGAGGTCGCGCAGGAGCTGAACGCGAAGGTGGACGTGGACGGGCAGGACCCGCACATCGTGGCGAAGGACTGGCTGATCCAGGAAGGCTTCATCAAGAACGGCTAG